One window from the genome of Salvia miltiorrhiza cultivar Shanhuang (shh) chromosome 7, IMPLAD_Smil_shh, whole genome shotgun sequence encodes:
- the LOC130992251 gene encoding uncharacterized protein LOC130992251 isoform X1, which produces MASVASVSMEIASNFMGLARSLSYPISSVKTTHFFSRNRQKFTVQNRKFVACTISDNSRIVCSSKQPKRHFCRRLTVASAATSASETEDSGVVTKIPPDNRIPATIITGFLGSGKTTLLNHILTADHGKRIAVIENEFGEVDIDGSLVAAKAAGAEDIMMLNNGCLCCTVRGDLVRMISELVSTKKGKFDHIVIETTGLANPAPIIQTFYAEDQLFNDVKLDGVVTLVDAKHAGIHLDEVKPEGVVNEAIEQIAYADRIIINKTDLVGEPAVASLVERIRGINRMAQLKGTQYGQVDLDYVLGIGGFDLERIDSAVDVDHSKEDHDGHSHEHDHDHDHEHHHHGHEHDHNHSHEHHGEHHHDHTHDPGVSSVSIVCEGTLDLEKANMWLGNLLLDRSEDIYRMKGLLSIDGMPERFVFQVITNPSETIYFALLYASSIFEMMGSWIFNQIPLLIPFCTSLYSFMSSNSCVVIGCPRHIPRFTG; this is translated from the exons ATGGCATCCGTAGCATCAGTTTCCATGGAGATTGCCTCAAATTTTATGGGATTGGCCAGAAGCCTCTCTTATCCAATTTCATCTGTGAAAACCACGCATTTCTTCAGCAGAAACAGGCAAAAATTCACTGTTCAAAATCGGAAGTTCGTGGCCTGCACTATTTCTGATAATTCAAGAATTGTATGCTCGTCGAAGCAGCCGAAAAGGCACTTTTGCCGCAGATTGACGGTTGCCTCCGCCGCCACCTCGGCCTCAGAAACTGAGGATTCTGGTGTTGTGACCAAAATCCCTCCTGATAATAGAATCCCAGCTACCATTATTACTGGTTTCTTGGGTTCTGGAAAG ACTACCTTGTTAAACCACATCTTGACTGCTGATCATGGGAAACGCATTGCAGTTATTGAAAATGAG TTCGGTGAGGTTGACATTGATGGCTCCCTAGTTGCTGCCAAGGCTGCTGGAGCAGAGGACATTATGATGCTCAATAATGGATGTCTATGTTGCACTGTTAGGGGGGATCTTGTTCGGATGATTTCGGAACTTGTTAGTACAAAGAAAGGGAAATTTGATCACATTGTTATTGAGACAACAG GATTAGCAAATCCAGCACCAATTATTCAGACGTTTTATGCTGAGGATCAACTATTTAATGATGTTAAACTCGATGGAGTGGTCACACTTGTTGATGCTAAGCATGCTGGTATTCACCTCGATGAAGTTAAGCCTGAAGGTGTAGTCAATGAGGCAATAGAGCAAATAGCGTATGCTGATCGCATCATAATAAACAAG ACTGATCTTGTTGGCGAACCTGCGGTTGCTTCTCTGGTTGAAAGGATAAGG GGCATAAATCGTATGGCTCAACTCAAGGGAACACAATATGGGCAAGTTGATTTGGATTATGTTCTTGGCATTGGAGGCTTCGATTTGGAAAG AATTGATAGTGCTGTTGACGTGGACCACTCTAAAGAAGATCATGATGGTCATAGCCATGAGCACGACCATGATCATGACCACGAGCACCATCATCATGGTCACGAACATGACCATAACCATAGCCATG AACATCACGGTGAGCATCACCACGATCATACACACGACCCCGGTGTTTCTTCTGTTAGCATAGTATGTGAAGGGACCTTGGATCTTGAAAAG GCCAACATGTGGCTAGGCAACCTATTGTTAGACAGAAGCGAGGACATATATCGAATGAAGGGTCTTCTATCCATTGATGGCATGCCCGAGCGATTTGTTTTTCAGGTAATAACAAACCCTAGTGAAACTATCTACTTCGCTCTACTATATGCGTCTTCAATCTTTGAAATGATGGGTTCTTGGATTTTTAACCAAATTCCTCTACTGATACCATTTTGCACTAGCTTATATAGTTTTATGTCATCTAATTCGTGTGTCGTCATAGGGTGTCCACGACATATTCCAAGGTTCACCGGATAG
- the LOC130992251 gene encoding uncharacterized protein LOC130992251 isoform X2, producing the protein MASVASVSMEIASNFMGLARSLSYPISSVKTTHFFSRNRQKFTVQNRKFVACTISDNSRIVCSSKQPKRHFCRRLTVASAATSASETEDSGVVTKIPPDNRIPATIITGFLGSGKTTLLNHILTADHGKRIAVIENEFGEVDIDGSLVAAKAAGAEDIMMLNNGCLCCTVRGDLVRMISELVSTKKGKFDHIVIETTGLANPAPIIQTFYAEDQLFNDVKLDGVVTLVDAKHAGIHLDEVKPEGVVNEAIEQIAYADRIIINKTDLVGEPAVASLVERIRGINRMAQLKGTQYGQVDLDYVLGIGGFDLERIDSAVDVDHSKEDHDGHSHEHDHDHDHEHHHHGHEHDHNHSHEHHGEHHHDHTHDPGVSSVSIVCEGTLDLEKANMWLGNLLLDRSEDIYRMKGLLSIDGMPERFVFQGVHDIFQGSPDRLWGTDEARVNKLVFIGKKLDREELEEGFRACLL; encoded by the exons ATGGCATCCGTAGCATCAGTTTCCATGGAGATTGCCTCAAATTTTATGGGATTGGCCAGAAGCCTCTCTTATCCAATTTCATCTGTGAAAACCACGCATTTCTTCAGCAGAAACAGGCAAAAATTCACTGTTCAAAATCGGAAGTTCGTGGCCTGCACTATTTCTGATAATTCAAGAATTGTATGCTCGTCGAAGCAGCCGAAAAGGCACTTTTGCCGCAGATTGACGGTTGCCTCCGCCGCCACCTCGGCCTCAGAAACTGAGGATTCTGGTGTTGTGACCAAAATCCCTCCTGATAATAGAATCCCAGCTACCATTATTACTGGTTTCTTGGGTTCTGGAAAG ACTACCTTGTTAAACCACATCTTGACTGCTGATCATGGGAAACGCATTGCAGTTATTGAAAATGAG TTCGGTGAGGTTGACATTGATGGCTCCCTAGTTGCTGCCAAGGCTGCTGGAGCAGAGGACATTATGATGCTCAATAATGGATGTCTATGTTGCACTGTTAGGGGGGATCTTGTTCGGATGATTTCGGAACTTGTTAGTACAAAGAAAGGGAAATTTGATCACATTGTTATTGAGACAACAG GATTAGCAAATCCAGCACCAATTATTCAGACGTTTTATGCTGAGGATCAACTATTTAATGATGTTAAACTCGATGGAGTGGTCACACTTGTTGATGCTAAGCATGCTGGTATTCACCTCGATGAAGTTAAGCCTGAAGGTGTAGTCAATGAGGCAATAGAGCAAATAGCGTATGCTGATCGCATCATAATAAACAAG ACTGATCTTGTTGGCGAACCTGCGGTTGCTTCTCTGGTTGAAAGGATAAGG GGCATAAATCGTATGGCTCAACTCAAGGGAACACAATATGGGCAAGTTGATTTGGATTATGTTCTTGGCATTGGAGGCTTCGATTTGGAAAG AATTGATAGTGCTGTTGACGTGGACCACTCTAAAGAAGATCATGATGGTCATAGCCATGAGCACGACCATGATCATGACCACGAGCACCATCATCATGGTCACGAACATGACCATAACCATAGCCATG AACATCACGGTGAGCATCACCACGATCATACACACGACCCCGGTGTTTCTTCTGTTAGCATAGTATGTGAAGGGACCTTGGATCTTGAAAAG GCCAACATGTGGCTAGGCAACCTATTGTTAGACAGAAGCGAGGACATATATCGAATGAAGGGTCTTCTATCCATTGATGGCATGCCCGAGCGATTTGTTTTTCAG GGTGTCCACGACATATTCCAAGGTTCACCGGATAGGTTATGGGGCACAGACGAAGCGAGGGTAAATAAGCTGGTGTTTATCGGGAAGAAGCTCGACAGGGAGGAATTGGAGGAAGGCTTTAGGGCGTGTCTGTTATAG
- the LOC130992254 gene encoding DEAD-box ATP-dependent RNA helicase 35 codes for MGSHGEDVMEEEDDYVEYVPVAKRRALEAQKILQRRGKSSALDEEIEKQNLVEAKPSLLVKASQLKKDQPEITQTEQIILQEKEMIEHLSDRKTLMSVRELAKGITYTDPLLTGWKPPLPIRRMSSKACDAIRRQWHIIVDGEDIPPPIKNFKDMRFPQPILKKLKAKGIVQPTPIQVQGLPVILSGRDMIGIAFTGSGKTLVFVLPLIMIALQEEIMMPITPGEGPFGLVVCPSRELARQTYEVVELFLESLKEAGYPELRPLLCIGGIDMKLQLDIVKKGVHIVVATPGRLKDMLAKKKMNLNNCRYLTLDEADRLVDLGFEDDIREVFDHFKGQRQTLLFSATMPTKIQNFARSALVKPVTVNVGRAGAANLDVIQEVEYVKQEAKIVYLLECLQKTSPPVLVFCENKADVDDIHEYLLLKGVEAVAIHGGKDQEDREYAISSFKAGKKDVLVATDVASKGLDFPDIQHVINYDMPAEIENYVHRIGRTGRCGKTGIATTFINKNQSETTLLDLKHLLQEAKQRIPPVLAELNDPMEDAEAIANASGVKGCAYCGGLGHRIRDCPKLEHQKSQQIASSRRDYFGSGGYRGEM; via the exons ATG GGTTCACATGGTGAGGATGTGATGGAAGAGGAAGATGATTACGTTGAGTATGTTCCTGTGGCAAAGCGGCGTGCGCTTGAGGCGCAGAAGATTTTGCAGCGTAGGGGGAAGTCTTCCGCACTCGATGAGGAGATCGAGAAACAGAATCTCGTGGAGGCGAAACCTAGTCTACTGGTGAAAGCTTCTCAACTGAAGAAAGATCAGCCGGAGATCACCCAAACCGAGCAGATAATACTACAGGAGAAGGAGATGATCGAACACCTTTCGGATAGGAAAACTTTGATGTCTGTTCGGGAGCTGGCCAAGGGCATCACTTACACTGACCCTTTACTGACTGGGTGGAAGCCGCCCTTGCCAATAAGAAGGATGTCGAGCAAGGCTTGTGATGCCATAAGAAGGCAGTGGCACATTATCGTTGATGGAGAAGATATCCCCCCACCAATCAAGAACTTTAAGGACATGAGGTTTCCGCAGCCCATTTTGAAGAAATTAAAAGCTAAAGGGATTGTGCAGCCGACGCCCATCCAAGTGCAGGGGCTGCCAGTTATTTTGTCTGGGAGAGATATGATTGGGATTGCTTTTACAGGGTCTGGAAAGACTTTAGTGTTTGTGTTGCCACTCATTATGATCGCGTTGCAGGAGGAGATTATGATGCCAATTACTCCGGGGGAAGGACCTTTTGGATTGGTTGTTTGTCCTTCTAGGGAGCTGGCTAGGCAAACTTATGAAGTTGTAGAGCTGTTTCTTGAATCATTGAAAGAGGCTGGCTATCCGGAGCTGCGGCCTTTGCTTTGCATTGGAGGAATTGATATGAAGTTGCAACTTGATATAGTGAAAAAAGGAGTTCACATTGTGGTTGCTACTCCAGGGCGACTGAAGGATATGCTAGCAAAGAAGAAAATGAATCTAAACAACTGCAG ATATCTGACATTAGATGAGGCTGATCGTTTGGTGGATCTGGGATTTGAAGATGACATTAGAGAAGTTTTTGATCACTTCAAGGGTCAAAGACAGACTCTTCTATTTTCTGCCACCATGCCCACAAAGATTCAGAATTTTGCAAGAAGTGCCCTTGTAAAGCCTGTCACGGTGAATGTGGGAAGGGCTGGAGCAGCAAATTTGGATGTGATTCAAGAAGTTGAATATGTCAAGCAGGAGGCGAAGATTGTTTACCTTCTTGAATGTTTGCAGAAGACGTCACCCCCTGTTTTGGTTTTTTGTGAGAACAAAGCTGATGTGGACGACATTCATGAGTATCTTCTGTTAAAGGGAGTTGAAGCTGTTGCAATACATGGAGGAAAAGACCAAGAAGACAGAGAATATGCCATATCGTCATTCAAGGCTGGCAAGAAGGATGTTTTAGTGGCTACTGATGTGGCTTCAAAAGGTCTTGATTTTCCTGATATCCAACACGTCATCAACTACGATATGcctgctgaaatagaaaattATGTCCATCGGATTGGAAGGACAGGGCGATGTGGGAAAACAGGAATTGCGACAACCTTTATCAACAAGAACCAGAGTGAGACGACTCTGCTTGATCTGAAACACCTATTGCAAGAGGCAAAGCAGAGGATACCTCCTGTTCTGGCTGAGCTCAATGATCCAATGGAAGATGCGGAGGCAATAGCTAATGCAAGTGGTGTGAAAGGGTGTGCCTATTGTGGTGGGCTTGGTCATCGTATTCGAGACTGCCCCAAGTTAGAACATCAAAAGAGCCAGCAAATTGCCAGTTCAAGAAGAGATTATTTTGGTTCTGGGGGATATCGTGGGGAAATGTGA